In Candidatus Krumholzibacteriia bacterium, the genomic window AGGTGGTGAGCACGGTGAGGAACTTGCCGCCGGCCAGCGCGCCGCGCGACACCGGGCTCGCCAGGATGGTCTCGATGGTGCCGCGCTCCTTCTCGCCGGCGGTGACGTCGATGGCGGGATACATGGCGCCCGTGAGGGTCAGGATGATGATGATGTAGGGGATGAAGCCGCCGAGGGCGGCGCCGCTCACCCGTTCTGCCGGGGCCACGTTGGTCGGCGATTGTGCGAACGGTTGCAGCACCTCGACGGTGAGATCCCGCGCCGCCAGCCGCTGGGCCACGAGCACGTTCTTGTAGCTCTCCAGTGTCGCCTCGATCTTGCGCAGTGCCTGCTCGGAGCGCAGCTCGCCCTCGTGATAGCTGATGCGGACCGTAGGGTGCGCTGCCGCCTCGGTGGCCAGCGCCGCTTCGAACCCCGGCGGCAGCTCGATGGCGGCCCGCAGCTGCTTGTCGGCGATGCGCTGGGCGAAATCGGCGTGCGCCGGCAGCACCTCCAGCAGCGGGTTGGCGCGCAGCTGCGCTGCCAGGGTGGGGGCGTTGTTCTCCCCGAGGATCATCACCGTGGCGCGCTCGGTCACCGCCTTTTTCACCATCCGGAGCCCCACTTCAGTGAGACCGAACATGAGCCCGGGGATGACGAGGAGCGGCACCACGATCATGGAGACGAGGGTGCGCCGGTCCCGCAGCGTGTCCGTCATCTCCTTGCGATAGACGAGACCGATCTGCCGCAGGTTCATCGCCGCGCCTCCAGCGCCGGGGCGGTTTCGGACGCTTCCAGGAGCTGGATGAAGACGTCTTCCAGGTCGTGCGAGCCGCTCCGGCTGCGCAGCTCCTCGACGCTGCCCTCGGCGAGAAGCTTGCCCTGGTGGATGATGCCGACCATGTCCGCCAACTTCTCCACCTCGCTCATCACGTGGGTGGAGAAGAGGACGGTCTTGCCGCGCCGGCGGCAGTCGCGGATGAAGTCCACGATGGTCCGCGCCGCGCGCACGTCGAGGCCGAGGGTGGGTTCGTCGAGGATGATCACGGCTGGATCGTGCACCAGTGTGCGGGCGATGGACACCTTCTGTTTCTGCCCGGTAGAGAGCTTGTCGCACTTGCGGTCGGCGAAGTCGGCGACGTCGAGGAGAGCGAAGAGCTCGTCCACCCGGCTGCGGAGGACGCCACCCTCCAACCCGTTCAGGCGTCCGAAGTATTCCACCATCTCCCGCGCCGTGAGCCTGCCGTAGAGAGCGGTGGCGGTGGAGAGAAAACCGACGCTGCGGCGCACCTGCTCGGGCGCGGAGCGGATGTCGTGACCGGCCACCACGGCGGTTCCCGCCGTCGGCGTCAGGATGGTGGCGAGGATGCGGAGGGTGGTCGTCTTGCCGGCGCCGTTGGCGCCGAGGAGGGCGTAGATAGCGCCGGGCTTGCAGGTGAAGCTCACGCCGTCCACGGCGCGGATGTCGCCCGAGCGCGCCGGGCGCAGGGAGGAAGCGAGAAGGCCGCGCTTGCCACGCTTGCGGTCCTTGAAGATCTTGGTCAGGTTCTCGGTGCTGATCATGCGGCGCTCCGCGGCAAGGTCAGAGGAGAACAGGATTCGTAAGGGACGCAGCGCACACTACGCGCCGCCGCCAGGGACGTCAAGGCGCGCGGGCGTGTGGTGCGCACGAGGTGGTCATGGAGCAGCCTTCGGCAGCTGCAGTGTTCGATGCGATCGTGGTCGGCGCGGGTCCGGCGGGCTGCAACGCCGCGGCCCGTCTGGCGGCTGCGGGTGCCCGGGTGCTGCTCCTGGAGAAAGAGAAGCTGCCGCGCTACAAGACCTGCGGCGGCGCGGTGGTCGCGCGCGCCGCGAAGTATGGCGAGCTGCCTGCACCACCGGTCGTGCAACGGGCGCTGCCTGCGACGACGTTGCACCTCCTGACCGCGGGGTTGCATTTCGAGGTGCAGCGACCCGAGCCGTTCCTCTTCATGACCATGCGCGCGGCTGTGGATGCCTGGTGGTGCGATCGGGCTCGCGCCGCCGGCGCCGAGGTGCGCGACGCTTGTTCCGTGCAGGGCCTCGTGCAGGAGCGTGAAAGCGTCGAGGTGCAAACGCCCTCGGGGCGACTGCGGGCGCGCTGGGTCCTCGGCGCGGACGGTGCCAGGAGCCGAGTGGCGCGCTGGGCCGGTTGGGAAGCGGACGTGCCGGCGGTGCCCGCCCTGGAGTGGGAAGTACCGGTGCGCGAGGAAACGCTCCGCCGCTTCGCCGGAGCCGCGCGCTTCGACTTCGAGGTCGTGCCAGCGGGGTACGCCTGGGTGTTTCCCAAGGGCGAACATCTTTCCGTCGGTGTCCTCAGCACCCGGCGCGGGGCACAGGACCTGAACGGCGTGCTGCAACATTACATGGAGCGACTTGGCATCGAACCGAGCGGCACGGTGCAGCGTCACGGCGCGCTGCTTCCGGTGGCGCCGCGGCCCGGAGGCGCGGCGCTCGGGCGCGTGCTCCTCTGCGGCGACGCGGCGGGATTCGCCGACCCGGTCACGGGCGAAGGGATCTCCTACGCGCTGCAGAGTGGTGCGCTGGCGGCCGCGGCGGTGCTCGCCGGCGCCCCGGAGCCGAGCCGGGTGCGCTCCCACTATCGCCGTGCACTGGAACAGGAGATTCTGGGCGAGCTGCGCTGGGCGCGGCGTCTCGGCAAGATCCTCGAGCGTCCGGCGCTGCGCACGGCTCTCTTCCGGCGCGCGGGTGAGCCGCTCTGCGAGGCCATGGTGGACGTCGTGAGCGGCCGGCGGAGCTACCACCTGTCGCTCTACTCGCCCGCGCATCTCGGCAAGCTGTTGCGCTTGCTGCGGAGCTGACGGGCCACGGTGTCGTGATAGAGTGGGCGTGGCGCGCTCCCGAGGCGGTGTGTATGGGGATGTTCGAAGACATCACGGCGGCGCGGCAGCGCGGGGAGTCGGTCGTGCTTTGCACCGTCGTCCGCACCCATGGTTCCGTGCCGCGTCATGCCGGTGCCAAGATGCTCGTGTTCGCCGACGGCACCTTTTCCGGCACCATCGGCGGCGGCGAGATGGAAGCGCGGGTGCTGCAGGCGGCAACCGAGGCGTTGCAGCAGCGCACTCCGCGCCTGGTGAGCTACGCCCTGCACAATCCGAGCGCCGGCGACCCCGGCGTCTGCGGCGGGGAGGTCGAGATCTTCATGGATCCGCTCACGAGCCGGCCAACGCTCCTCGTCGTCGGCGCCGGCCACGTAGGGAGGGCGCTCGCGCATCTCGGCGGCTGGCTCGGTTTCCGTGTCGTCCTGGCGGACGACAGGGCGGAGCAGTGCACGCCGGAGGCGACCCCAGGCGCCGACGAGTACCTCTGCGCGCCGATGGCGGCACTGCCGCAGCGTCTGCGCTTCGACGCCGATACCTGGGTCGTCATGCCCACGCGCGGCATGCCGTTGGACGTCGAGGGATTGCCGCACCTCCTGGACCAACCTTGCGCTTATCTCGGCGTCATCGGCTCACGCCGGCGCTGGCTCACCGCGCGCCGCGCGCTCGAGGCGCGCGGGATCCCACGAGAGAAGCTCGACCGCGTCCGCTCGCCCATGGGTCTCGAACTGAATGCCGAAACCCCGGAAGAGATCGCCCTCAGCATCCTCGGCGAGATCGTGATGCTGCGGAACGGTGGTTCGGGCACACCGATGCAGGGTCTGCCGGACGGCGACGAGGCCCAGTGAGCGCCGGCGCGAGCACCGAGGGCGCGATTTCTCGGAGCTCCATTTGTGCTAGGATGCAGCCGTGAATCGGGGTGGACCGGCGGCGCGGAAACGACGCTGGGCCTGAGAGCACACCCGTCGAACCTGATCCGGATCATGCTGGCGCAGGGAATTCACGACGCCTCGGCCCTCCTGCCGCACCTTCCACTGCAGGCACGACGCATCCCCTCGCCGCTGCAGCTGCAGTTTGCCGCCCGAGGAGGCGAACGCTCTTGCGCGTCATTCTCAGCATCGCCGGCTCCGACTCGAGCGGTGGCGCCGGCATCCAGGCCGACCTGAAGGCGATCGCCGCCTGCGGTGGCTACGGCGCCACCGTGATCACCGCGATCACGGCGCAGAACACCCGCGGCGTGCGCGCCGCCCAGGAGCTGGCGACGGATCTGATCGAGGCGCAGTTGCGCGCCGTCTTCGAGGACCTGCCGGTGGCGGCGGTGAAGACAGGGATGCTCTCCAGTGCGGCGGTGGTCGGCACCGTCGCCCGGGAGTTGCGCCGTATCGGGCCGCTTCCCTTCGTCCTCGATCCGGTGATGATCGCGAAGAGCGGTCATGCCTTGTTGGCGGCAGACGCAGTCGACACTCTACGCAGCGAGCTCCTGCCGCTCGCCACGCTGGTGACGCCGAATCGGCACGAGGCGGAAGCCCTGGCCGGGATCCCAGTGCGAGACGCGGAAGGAGCCGCAGCCGCCGGGCGGATCCTCCTCGACGGCGGTTGCAAGGCGGTTCTCGTCAAGGGCGGTCACCTGGAAGGGCCGACAGCGATGGACGTGCTGATCACGCCGGAGGCGGTCGAGGTTTTCGAAGGACCGCGGTTGCAGACACGCCACACGCACGGGACCGGGTGCACGCTTGCCGCTGCCATCGCCACCTACCTCGGCAAGGGCTACGACCTGGTGGGTGCCGTGCGGGTGGCGAAGCGGTTCGTGACCGAAGCGATCCGCGGCGGAATCGCCATCGGGAGCGGCCAAGGGCCGACGGACCCATTCTTCTACCTGCGCGGTGGAAACACCGACAGCTGGGTGCGGGAGCTGGGATGGCACGATCCCGAGCTCCCAGCGCGAGAGGTGAAGGAGCAGTGAGCGAAGAAAACAAGGAGAGTCTCTCGGCGCGCCGCCCGCTCGGGCGCCTGCACATCCTCACCGACGAGGTCCTGCAGAGCCGGTGGAGCCATCTCGATCTGGCGCGCCTGGCCGCGGATGGCGGCGCCGACGTGGTGCAGTATCGCGACAAGCGTTCCTTGCCGGCAGATCAGCGTGTCCTCGTGGCTCGCGCGCTGCGCCGGGCGTTGCCCGTGGGCGTGCAGCTCGTGGTGAACGACCACGCCGAGGTGGCACTTGCCGTCGGCGCCGACGGCGTGCACCTGGGTCGAGACGACCTTTCTCCCGACCGCGCTCGCCGCCTGCTGGGCCCGCGGTTCCTCATCGGCGGCACGGCGAACAGCCTCGAGGAAGCGCGCCGGAGCTTCGCGCTGAACCTCGACTACCTCGGCGTCGGCCCGGTGTTCGGCACGCGCTCCAAGGCGCAAGCGCCGCCAGCTCTCGGACTCGAGGCGCTCGGGCGCATCGCCGGCGAATCGCCGCTCCCGGTCATCGCCATCGGCGGGATCACTCCGGAGAACCTGGAGGCCGTTCTGGAAGCTGGCGCTTGGGGTGTGGCCGTGCTCTCCGGCGTCACCTGCAGCGACGAGCCTCTGGCGGCCACCGCTCGCTACCGCGCTGCCCTGGAGCGATCCTTGGAACGAGGACGGGTGCGGTCATGAAGGAGCGAGACCTGACCTCCGATCACATCGAACCGTCGGCCTCCAGCATGAATGTGGCAATCCCGGCGCGTGTCGATGTCGCCATCGTCGGCGGTGGCATCATCGGTCTCGCCGTGGCCGAAGAGCTCTGCACGCGCGGCCGCAGCGTCGTCGTTCTCGACGACGGGGCGCGGGCCGGCATCTCGACCCTCGCCGCCGCCGGCATGCTGGCGCCCGCCGCAGAGGCCGACGTGGAGCTGCCGGGACTCGCCGAGTTCCGCAATTTCAGCCATTCGCTCTACCCGGAGTTCGTCTCGCGTGTGGAGCGCCGATCCGGCATGGAGTGCGGCTTCCGCCAAGAGGGCACCTTGCTGGTGGCTCTGGATCGCGATCATGTCGCTGAAGTCGAGCGCCTGCGGGGAATCATGAGCAGCCAGG contains:
- a CDS encoding ABC transporter permease gives rise to the protein MNLRQIGLVYRKEMTDTLRDRRTLVSMIVVPLLVIPGLMFGLTEVGLRMVKKAVTERATVMILGENNAPTLAAQLRANPLLEVLPAHADFAQRIADKQLRAAIELPPGFEAALATEAAAHPTVRISYHEGELRSEQALRKIEATLESYKNVLVAQRLAARDLTVEVLQPFAQSPTNVAPAERVSGAALGGFIPYIIIILTLTGAMYPAIDVTAGEKERGTIETILASPVSRGALAGGKFLTVLTTSLATALLSLLSLSVSARFTSGGGLGPLSLKLSPQGVVAMLVIMVPVAVLFSGVLLAIALTAKSYKEAQSYVTPLMIVVILPAVAAMLPGVELDTRLALIPILNVSLVSKELVAGIYDWPVIAVIFSTSCVYAGIALAVAIAAFRRESVLFRT
- a CDS encoding ATP-binding cassette domain-containing protein encodes the protein MISTENLTKIFKDRKRGKRGLLASSLRPARSGDIRAVDGVSFTCKPGAIYALLGANGAGKTTTLRILATILTPTAGTAVVAGHDIRSAPEQVRRSVGFLSTATALYGRLTAREMVEYFGRLNGLEGGVLRSRVDELFALLDVADFADRKCDKLSTGQKQKVSIARTLVHDPAVIILDEPTLGLDVRAARTIVDFIRDCRRRGKTVLFSTHVMSEVEKLADMVGIIHQGKLLAEGSVEELRSRSGSHDLEDVFIQLLEASETAPALEARR
- a CDS encoding geranylgeranyl reductase family protein — its product is MEQPSAAAVFDAIVVGAGPAGCNAAARLAAAGARVLLLEKEKLPRYKTCGGAVVARAAKYGELPAPPVVQRALPATTLHLLTAGLHFEVQRPEPFLFMTMRAAVDAWWCDRARAAGAEVRDACSVQGLVQERESVEVQTPSGRLRARWVLGADGARSRVARWAGWEADVPAVPALEWEVPVREETLRRFAGAARFDFEVVPAGYAWVFPKGEHLSVGVLSTRRGAQDLNGVLQHYMERLGIEPSGTVQRHGALLPVAPRPGGAALGRVLLCGDAAGFADPVTGEGISYALQSGALAAAAVLAGAPEPSRVRSHYRRALEQEILGELRWARRLGKILERPALRTALFRRAGEPLCEAMVDVVSGRRSYHLSLYSPAHLGKLLRLLRS
- a CDS encoding XdhC family protein → MGMFEDITAARQRGESVVLCTVVRTHGSVPRHAGAKMLVFADGTFSGTIGGGEMEARVLQAATEALQQRTPRLVSYALHNPSAGDPGVCGGEVEIFMDPLTSRPTLLVVGAGHVGRALAHLGGWLGFRVVLADDRAEQCTPEATPGADEYLCAPMAALPQRLRFDADTWVVMPTRGMPLDVEGLPHLLDQPCAYLGVIGSRRRWLTARRALEARGIPREKLDRVRSPMGLELNAETPEEIALSILGEIVMLRNGGSGTPMQGLPDGDEAQ
- the thiD gene encoding bifunctional hydroxymethylpyrimidine kinase/phosphomethylpyrimidine kinase, which encodes MRVILSIAGSDSSGGAGIQADLKAIAACGGYGATVITAITAQNTRGVRAAQELATDLIEAQLRAVFEDLPVAAVKTGMLSSAAVVGTVARELRRIGPLPFVLDPVMIAKSGHALLAADAVDTLRSELLPLATLVTPNRHEAEALAGIPVRDAEGAAAAGRILLDGGCKAVLVKGGHLEGPTAMDVLITPEAVEVFEGPRLQTRHTHGTGCTLAAAIATYLGKGYDLVGAVRVAKRFVTEAIRGGIAIGSGQGPTDPFFYLRGGNTDSWVRELGWHDPELPAREVKEQ
- the thiE gene encoding thiamine phosphate synthase; this encodes MSEENKESLSARRPLGRLHILTDEVLQSRWSHLDLARLAADGGADVVQYRDKRSLPADQRVLVARALRRALPVGVQLVVNDHAEVALAVGADGVHLGRDDLSPDRARRLLGPRFLIGGTANSLEEARRSFALNLDYLGVGPVFGTRSKAQAPPALGLEALGRIAGESPLPVIAIGGITPENLEAVLEAGAWGVAVLSGVTCSDEPLAATARYRAALERSLERGRVRS